One Arcobacter lacus genomic region harbors:
- the rpoC gene encoding DNA-directed RNA polymerase subunit beta', which produces MSNNEKVLSPIEIKELERPQDFSAFQLKLASPEKILSWSCGEVKKPETINYRTLKPERDGLFCAKIFGPVKDYECLCGKYKKMRYKGVVCEKCGVEVTSSKVRRHRMGHIELVSPVAHIWMVSSLPTRIGTLLGVKLKDLERVLYYEAYIVSNPGEAYYDNEKTKKVEKYDILNEEQYRTISDLFEHTGFEANMGGEIVRDLLAGLDLFELLTLLKEEMETTKSEAKRKTIIKRLKVVENFLNSGNRPEWMMLTQLPVLPPDLRPLVSLDGGKFAVSDVNDLYRRVINRNNRLKRLTELDAPEIIIRNEKRMLQEAVDALFDNGKTANAVKGANKRPLKSLSEIIKGKQGRFRQNLLGKRVDFSGRSVIVVGPSLNMDQCGIPKKMALELFKPHLMAKLEEKGYATTLKAAKRLIENESNEVWECLNEIVDEYPILLNRAPTLHKLSIQAFHPVLIDGKAIRLHPLVCAAFNADFDGDQMAVHVPLSQEAVAEAKILMMSSMNILLPASGRAIAVPSQDMILGIYYLSLVKEGVKGEHKLFTDVNEVKIALDMGQIDLHAKIRTKIADRIIQTTVGRLIIHEILPSFVPANLWNKVLKKKDIGVLVDYIYKEAGYEVTPRFLDDLKNLGFKYATVAGISISIDDIRVPENKITHISKSKKDVIEVQKQFSQGLLTEQERYNKIIDIWTEVNNKLASEMMELVKGDKNGFNSIYMMADSGARGSAAQIRQLSGMRGLMAKPDGSIIETPIISNFREGLNVLEYFISTHGARKGLADTALKTANAGYLTRKLIDVSQNVRITIEDCGTHEGIEITDITSGNELIESLEERITGRVIAEDIIDPISNEILFAEGTLITEEDAKVVTEAEVKSVVIRTPLTCKVENGLCSKCYGLNLGEQRKAKPGEAVGVVAAQSIGEPGTQLTLRTFHVGGTASATQTERELKADKEGFIRYYNIKKYVTTDGKIIVANRRNAGLLLVEPKINAPFKGKVTVDTVHEEIILTIANSKEEKKYFLRKNDVAKANELAGISGKIEGKLYLPYKDGEEVNLNESIVEIIKDGWNVPNRIPFASELKVEDGAPVTSKIVSGAKGIVKYYKLTGDYLERRHDIKAGDTITEKGLFAVIADNEDREALRHYISRGSSIQLNDNTEVEKDTVISAPTKNEQVVIAEWDPYANPTIAEKAGVISFEDVIPGVTVSEQFDELTGTSKLVINEYIPSGYKPTVILTTDDNEIIRYPLDPKISLNVSEGKRVEVADIIGKTPKATQKSKDITGGLPRVSELFEARRPKNIAILASFDGVVSFGKGLRNKQKILITDSTGNSVEYLVEKSKQVLVHEGEFVHAGEALTDGQISPHDILRILGEKALHYFIVSEVQQVYRSQGVNIADKHIEVITSQMLRQVSILDGGDTKFIVGDMVSKKKFKLENEKIIKLGGNPAIAEPLLLGITRAAVTSDSIISAASFQETTKVLTEAAISAKMDMLEDLKENVVIGRTIPVGTGLYKDQKVKFSEQEISK; this is translated from the coding sequence ATGAGCAATAATGAAAAAGTATTGTCACCAATTGAGATAAAAGAGTTAGAAAGACCACAAGATTTTTCAGCTTTTCAACTAAAATTAGCAAGTCCAGAAAAAATACTTTCTTGGTCTTGTGGTGAAGTTAAAAAACCTGAAACAATTAATTATAGAACATTAAAACCAGAAAGAGATGGATTATTTTGTGCTAAAATTTTTGGACCAGTAAAAGATTATGAGTGTCTTTGTGGTAAATACAAAAAAATGAGATACAAAGGTGTTGTTTGTGAAAAATGTGGAGTTGAAGTAACTTCATCAAAAGTTAGACGACATAGAATGGGACATATTGAATTAGTATCTCCTGTTGCTCATATTTGGATGGTTAGTTCTCTTCCTACAAGAATAGGAACACTTTTAGGTGTAAAATTAAAAGATTTAGAAAGAGTATTATATTATGAAGCATACATTGTAAGTAATCCTGGTGAAGCTTACTATGATAATGAAAAAACTAAAAAAGTTGAAAAATATGATATTTTAAATGAAGAACAATATAGAACTATCTCTGATTTATTTGAACACACTGGTTTTGAAGCTAATATGGGTGGAGAAATTGTAAGAGATTTATTAGCAGGACTTGATTTATTTGAATTACTAACTCTATTAAAAGAAGAGATGGAAACAACTAAATCTGAAGCTAAAAGAAAAACAATTATCAAAAGATTAAAAGTTGTTGAAAACTTCTTAAATTCAGGAAATAGACCTGAATGGATGATGCTTACACAACTTCCAGTTCTTCCACCAGATTTAAGACCGCTTGTTTCACTTGATGGTGGAAAATTTGCTGTTTCAGACGTAAATGACTTATATAGAAGAGTTATTAATAGAAATAACAGATTAAAAAGATTAACTGAACTTGATGCTCCAGAAATCATTATTAGAAATGAAAAAAGAATGCTTCAAGAAGCAGTTGACGCTTTATTTGATAATGGAAAAACTGCAAATGCAGTTAAAGGTGCAAATAAAAGACCTTTAAAATCTTTATCAGAAATTATTAAAGGTAAACAAGGACGATTCAGACAAAACTTACTTGGTAAAAGGGTTGACTTCTCGGGAAGATCTGTTATCGTTGTTGGACCATCTTTAAATATGGATCAATGTGGTATTCCTAAAAAAATGGCTTTAGAGTTGTTTAAACCACATTTAATGGCTAAATTAGAAGAAAAAGGTTATGCAACAACTTTAAAAGCTGCAAAAAGATTGATTGAAAATGAATCAAATGAAGTTTGGGAATGTTTAAATGAAATCGTTGATGAATATCCAATTTTATTAAACAGAGCTCCAACTCTTCACAAATTATCAATTCAAGCTTTCCACCCTGTTTTAATTGATGGAAAAGCTATTAGATTACACCCACTTGTTTGTGCTGCATTTAATGCGGACTTCGATGGTGACCAAATGGCAGTTCACGTGCCTTTATCACAAGAAGCGGTTGCAGAAGCAAAAATTTTGATGATGTCTTCTATGAATATTCTTTTACCAGCTAGTGGTAGAGCGATTGCTGTTCCTTCTCAAGATATGATTTTGGGAATCTATTATCTATCTTTAGTAAAAGAGGGTGTAAAAGGTGAACATAAATTATTTACAGATGTAAATGAAGTAAAAATTGCATTAGATATGGGACAAATTGATCTTCATGCTAAAATCAGAACAAAAATTGCTGATAGAATAATTCAAACAACTGTTGGAAGATTAATTATTCATGAAATTTTACCAAGTTTTGTACCTGCAAATTTATGGAATAAAGTTTTAAAGAAAAAAGATATTGGTGTATTAGTTGATTATATCTATAAAGAAGCTGGATATGAAGTAACGCCTAGATTCTTAGATGATCTTAAAAACTTAGGTTTTAAATATGCAACGGTTGCTGGAATTTCTATCTCTATAGATGATATTAGAGTTCCTGAAAATAAAATAACACATATTAGCAAATCTAAAAAAGATGTTATTGAAGTTCAAAAACAGTTCTCTCAAGGACTTTTAACTGAGCAAGAAAGATATAATAAAATTATTGATATTTGGACAGAAGTAAATAACAAACTTGCATCTGAAATGATGGAGCTTGTTAAAGGTGATAAAAATGGATTCAACTCTATTTATATGATGGCTGATTCAGGAGCTAGAGGATCTGCAGCTCAAATTAGACAGTTATCAGGTATGAGAGGACTTATGGCAAAACCAGATGGTTCTATTATTGAAACACCAATTATTTCAAACTTTAGAGAAGGTCTAAACGTACTTGAGTACTTTATTTCTACTCACGGAGCTAGAAAAGGACTTGCCGATACAGCGTTAAAAACAGCAAATGCTGGATATTTAACAAGAAAACTGATTGACGTTTCTCAAAATGTAAGAATTACAATTGAAGATTGTGGAACACATGAAGGTATTGAAATTACTGATATTACTTCAGGTAATGAATTAATTGAAAGTTTAGAAGAGAGAATCACAGGTAGAGTTATTGCTGAAGATATTATTGATCCAATTTCAAATGAAATTTTATTTGCTGAAGGAACTTTAATAACTGAAGAAGATGCAAAAGTTGTAACTGAAGCAGAAGTAAAATCAGTAGTTATTAGAACACCTTTAACTTGTAAAGTTGAAAATGGATTATGTTCAAAATGTTATGGACTAAATCTTGGTGAGCAAAGAAAAGCTAAACCAGGTGAAGCAGTTGGAGTTGTTGCAGCTCAATCTATTGGAGAACCAGGAACTCAGCTGACACTTAGAACTTTCCACGTTGGGGGAACTGCAAGTGCAACTCAAACAGAAAGAGAGTTAAAAGCAGATAAAGAAGGATTCATTAGATATTACAATATTAAAAAATATGTAACAACTGATGGAAAAATCATTGTAGCAAATAGAAGAAATGCTGGTTTATTATTAGTTGAACCAAAAATAAATGCACCATTTAAAGGTAAAGTTACAGTAGATACTGTTCATGAAGAAATTATTTTAACTATTGCAAATTCAAAAGAAGAGAAAAAATACTTCTTAAGAAAAAATGATGTTGCAAAAGCAAATGAATTAGCTGGAATTTCTGGAAAAATTGAAGGGAAACTTTATTTACCATATAAAGATGGTGAAGAAGTGAATCTAAATGAATCTATTGTTGAAATTATTAAAGATGGATGGAATGTTCCAAATAGAATTCCATTTGCTTCTGAGTTAAAAGTTGAAGATGGAGCACCTGTTACATCAAAAATTGTTTCGGGAGCAAAAGGTATTGTTAAATACTATAAATTGACTGGTGATTATTTAGAAAGAAGACATGATATTAAAGCTGGTGATACAATAACAGAAAAAGGGCTTTTTGCAGTTATTGCTGATAATGAAGACAGAGAAGCTTTAAGACACTATATTTCAAGAGGTTCTTCTATTCAATTAAATGATAATACTGAAGTTGAAAAAGATACAGTTATTTCTGCTCCAACAAAAAATGAACAAGTTGTGATTGCAGAATGGGATCCATATGCAAATCCAACAATTGCTGAAAAAGCTGGGGTTATCTCATTTGAGGATGTTATTCCTGGAGTTACTGTTTCTGAGCAATTTGATGAATTAACAGGAACATCTAAATTAGTTATTAATGAATATATTCCAAGTGGATATAAACCAACAGTTATTTTAACAACTGATGATAATGAGATTATTAGATATCCTTTAGATCCAAAAATTTCATTAAATGTTAGTGAAGGAAAAAGAGTAGAAGTTGCAGACATTATTGGTAAAACACCAAAAGCAACTCAAAAATCAAAAGATATTACTGGAGGTCTTCCAAGAGTATCTGAATTATTTGAAGCTAGACGACCAAAAAATATTGCAATATTAGCATCTTTTGATGGAGTTGTATCTTTTGGAAAAGGATTAAGAAATAAACAAAAAATCCTTATTACAGATTCAACAGGAAATAGTGTAGAGTATTTAGTAGAAAAATCTAAACAAGTTTTAGTTCATGAAGGTGAATTCGTTCATGCGGGTGAAGCTTTAACTGATGGACAAATTTCTCCTCATGATATTTTGAGAATTCTTGGAGAAAAAGCATTACATTACTTTATTGTTTCTGAAGTACAACAAGTATATAGATCTCAAGGGGTAAATATTGCGGATAAACATATTGAGGTAATTACATCTCAAATGTTAAGACAAGTTTCTATTTTAGATGGTGGAGATACTAAATTCATTGTTGGTGATATGGTTTCTAAAAAGAAATTCAAACTTGAAAATGAAAAAATTATAAAATTAGGTGGAAATCCTGCAATTGCTGAACCTTTATTATTAGGTATTACAAGAGCTGCTGTTACATCTGATTCTATTATCTCAGCTGCTTCATTCCAAGAAACTACAAAAGTTTTAACTGAAGCTGCAATTAGTGCTAAAATGGATATGTTAGAAGATTTAAAAGAAAATGTTGTTATTGGTAGAACAATTCCAGTAGGAACAGGGTTATATAAAGACCAAAAAGTTAAATTTTCTGAACAAGAAATCTCAAAATAA
- a CDS encoding YciI family protein, whose translation MQYLVIAYDNDGALERRLESREAHIEGARKLMSEGKIIDAGALIEDDIMVGSTLFVDFENDEEIDEWLLNEPYVKNNVWNMDEFQMVPVKLLPKQ comes from the coding sequence ATGCAATATTTAGTAATAGCTTATGATAATGATGGTGCACTAGAAAGAAGACTTGAATCAAGAGAAGCACATATAGAAGGTGCTAGAAAATTAATGAGCGAAGGTAAAATAATAGATGCTGGTGCTTTAATAGAAGATGATATAATGGTTGGATCAACTTTATTTGTTGATTTTGAAAATGATGAAGAGATTGATGAATGGCTTTTAAATGAACCTTATGTAAAAAATAATGTTTGGAATATGGATGAGTTCCAGATGGTTCCTGTGAAGCTACTTCCTAAACAATAA